The genomic window CGACGGTCGACTTACCGGATCCGGAGACGCCCATGACGACGACGCGCGGGGCTGGGGCTTCGGTCACGGATGTCCTCCTCGACGACGCGGCGGCTCGCAGCCGACCCTAGTGGCATCGGCCACTCCCGGGGGTCCGCGGTTCGAGGCGGGCATATACCTCGGGCACGATGGATGTCATGAAACTGCGCATCTTCACCGAGCCGCAGCAGGGCGCGGACTACGACACCCTGCTGAACGTCGCGAAAGCCGCGGAGGACTTGGAGTTCGACGCGTTCTTCCGCTCCGACCACTACCTGGCGATGGGCGACTCCGACGGTCTGCCCGGTCCCACCGACGCCTGGATCACGCTCGCCGGTCTCGCCAGGGAGACGCGCCGGATCCGCCTCGGCACGCTGGTCACCGCGGCCACCTTCCGGCTGCCCGGCCCGCTCGCGATCCAGGTCGCGCAGGTCGATCAGATGTCCGGCGGGCGGGTCGAGCTCGGGCTCGGCAGCGGCTGGTTCGCCGAGGAACACGCCGCCTACGGCATCCCGTTCCCGTCGGACAAGTTCGCGCGCTTCGAGGAACAGCTCGCGATCGTCACCGGGCTCTGGGCGACCAAGCCCGGCGACACCTTCAGCTTCGCGGGCAAGCACTACCAGCTCACCGACTCCCCCGCGCTGCCCAAGCCGGTGCAGGATCCGGTGCCGGTGCTCATCGGCGGCCACGGCGCCACCCGCACGCCGCGGCTGGCGGCCCAGTACGCGAGCGAGTTCAACATGCCGTTCGCCTCGCTGGAGGACAGCGCCCGCCAGTTCGAGCGGGTCCGCGCCGCGGCGGAGGCCTACGGGCGGCGCGCCGACGACCTGGTGTACTCCAACGCGCTGGTGGTCTGCGTCGGCGAGAGCGACGCCGAGGTGGCCCGTCGTGCCGCGGCCATCGGCCGCGAGGTCGAGGAGCTGAAGACCAACGGTCTCGCGGGCTCGCCCGACGAGGTGGTCGACAAGATCGGCCGCTACGCCGAGATCGGCGCGGGCCGTATCTATCTGCAGATCCTGGATCTCGACGATCTTGGGCACCTGGAACTGATCGCGGACAAGGTCAAGTCCCAGCTCTGACGCACGCGCGGCGCGGCTGCCCGTCGAAATGGGGTCGCCGCGCCGTTCGGTTTCGCCGGGCGGCGGTCGGTAGCCTTTCGATGTTCGACCGTTCGAAGGGAACCGACTTCGCGATGCAACCGCTCGGCATGGACGATCCGCGACGGATCGGCGACTACCGGCTCCTCGGCGTGCTCGGCGCGGGCGGAATGGGCCGGGTCTATCTCGGGCGCAACGCGGGCGGACGCACCGTCGCGGTGAAGGTGATCCGCCCGGATCTGGTGGGCGGCAACGAATTCCGCACCAGGTTCCGGCGCGAGGTCGCGGCGGCGCGGCGGGTCGGCGGCCAGTTCACCGCACCGGTGCTCGACGCCGACGTGGACGCCGACCCGCCCTGGCTGGCGACCGGCTACGTCGCGGGGTTCGCGCTCTCGGAGGCGGTGGAACGGTTCGGCACTTTCGCCGAGCCCACCCTGCTGGTGCTTGCCCGCGGCCTGGCCGAGGCGCTGATCGCGGTGCACGAGGCCGGGGTGGTGCATCGCGATCTGAAGCCTTCCAACGTGCTGCTCGCCGTGGACGGACCGAAGGTGATCGATTTCGGGATCGCGCGCGCCGTCGAGGACACCGCGCTCACCACGACCGGAAAGGTCATCGGCTCACCGGGTTTCATGTGTCCGGAGCAGGTGACCGGTGAACCGGTCGGTCCGCCGGGCGACGTTTTCGCGCTCGGCGGCGTGCTGGCGTTCGCCGCCGCCGGACACGGGCCGTTCGGCACGGGCGACACGATGCAGATGCTGTGGCGCATCATGTACGAGGATCCGCGCTTGGACGCCGTGCCCGACCGGCTGCGGCCGCTCGTCGCCTCCTGCCTCGCGAAGGAACCCGCCACCCGGCCGACGCCGCGGCAGCTGCTGGACGAGTTGACCACGCTCGGTGTGCCGGAGCGGGCCGGGTGGTTGCCTCCTCCGGTGCTGGAAGAGGTGAGCGTGCGGGCGGTGCGGTTGCTCGATCTGGATTCGGGGCCGGTGGAATTGGGTGGGTGGTCGCCGACGGCGCAGTCGTCAGGAAGCGGGCAAGGTTTCGGCCGACCGGAAACGCCCGCGGCGCAGTGGCAGCATCCGGAAACGCCCGCGGCGCAGTGGCAGCGCATGGGTTCGTCCCCGCACCGCGCGCCAGTCGCCGAATCCCCGTCCCACCAAGCCTGGCAGGACGCGGCGTCGCGACCCGGGTTCGCTCCGGCGCGGAATGCCATCTCCCATCAGCAGCACACGGGAGCGAATTCGGGAGGCGCGCGAGTTCGCCGCCGAGGTCCGCTGCTGGCCGGACTGTTGGTGGTGTGCGTGGTGGTCGCGATCGGCGCGTTCGTCATCGGCACTCAGCTGCGCGGGAACTCCGACCCCGGGAGTGGCGGGACGACCACGGTCGCAGGGGGTTCCACCGAGGCAGGCGCCTCGGTGTCCAATGTGCCCACGGCATTCGTCGGCGTCTGGCGCGGCAGCGCCGCGGACGGCCTCGTCACCTTCGACATCGAATTGACCGTCAGGGAAGGCGAAGTCGGCGAGGAGGTCGCCACCTCGGCGAACACCGGCAAGGTGTCCCGGCAGCGCTGCGGGCGGATCGAGCGGCTCACCGCCGCCACCGACAGTCAGCTCACGTTCGTCGCGCGGCTCAGCGCCGACAGTCCCAACGATTGCGCCGACGACGGCTCCACCTCGACGGTGCGGCTGCAATCGGACGGTTCGCTGTCCTACAGCACGCCAGGTGTGTTCGGCGGCACCATCGCGGGCACGTTGCACAAGGGCTGACTATTCCGCCGCGGCGGGCTGTTTCGGTTAGGCTTGGCCTGCTCCATCCGACGCTTCTTTCCGATCGACCTCGGACGCCGTCGATTGCGCACGGGCGCTTGACTTTTCGAACTCCGTGCGTGTCGCGCGGACGAGTATCGGCATCGACGAAGAGCCCGGCATCGGTGAACGACCGAATATCGACGATCGACCAGCACCGGTGATCGACCCGACATCGACTATCGACCAAGCACCGACGGAGGCATGGATGAATCCGCCGAGCACGCGTGTCGTGGACCGCAATGTTCCCCTGCGCGCCTTGGTGTTCGCGCTCGCGCTCGCCGCCGCGTTGACGGCGGGCCTGCCCGCACCGCCCGCCGCGAGGGCCTCGACGCTCGACACCGCCTGCGGCACACCGCTGTCCGCCGACGCGATCGACACCATCGCCGAACTCTCCGACCCGACCGCGCTGACCGGCACATCCATGCAACAGCTTGAACAAGCGGTCGACAACCATCACCGCATCGCCGAGATCCTCGTCGAGCACCGGGACCGGCGCGGACTGCTCGCGCTGGGACTCGACATCGTCGAGCAGTCCGCCGTGATGCCGCTGCAACGCGACCCCGCCGCCTTCGACGATCGCGAGTGGGCGCACGACATCAGCCTCGACCTGCTGTCCCGCTTCCTGCGGGCCGTGCACGCCGAATTCACCGGCGCCGTGGCCGAACCGCAGTGGGCGCACTACTTCGCGCTGACCAAGCAGTGCCAACTGTCCGCGGCGCGGGTGGCGATGGCGGGCTACAACGCCCACCTCACCGTCGACCTCTCGCTCTCCGTCGCGGCGGTGCGCGGCACCCTCGCCAACGCACCCGACTACTTCCGCATCGTCGACGCGATCGCGAGCAACGGTTTCCTCATCGTCGACGCGACCAAGGCGATCTACGGCGGCGACCTCGGACCGCTCTGGCGCTTCTACTTCCTCGGCGAAGGACTCGACACCGTGCTCGGCGCGGGCGTCGCGACCGTCCCCCTCCTCCGCCTCGCCGACGCCGGCGCCAACGTCGTCATCTTCGGCAACGGCCTCGCCCTCCAAGACCCCACTCTCGCCCCCACCGTCCGCACCGAGACGGACCTCCTCTGGCGCACCGCCGACAGCGCCTTCGAAGTTCTCGCGGCCCTCGGCGGGCTCTGAATCCCTCCTCCCATCCCGAAAGTCGGCCGCGAACAGAGACTTACACACTTCACAGCGGTTGCAGCGTCTGCGGGGCGTACGAAACCGCTGTGTGGCGAAGTACGTCGGCTACCGCGACGGGGCTCTGGTCGGCGCAGGGTCCCAACGGCGAAGCGCACCGGGATCGGGGGCGAACTCGCCGACCGTCGACAGT from Nocardia bhagyanarayanae includes these protein-coding regions:
- a CDS encoding LLM class F420-dependent oxidoreductase; translated protein: MKLRIFTEPQQGADYDTLLNVAKAAEDLEFDAFFRSDHYLAMGDSDGLPGPTDAWITLAGLARETRRIRLGTLVTAATFRLPGPLAIQVAQVDQMSGGRVELGLGSGWFAEEHAAYGIPFPSDKFARFEEQLAIVTGLWATKPGDTFSFAGKHYQLTDSPALPKPVQDPVPVLIGGHGATRTPRLAAQYASEFNMPFASLEDSARQFERVRAAAEAYGRRADDLVYSNALVVCVGESDAEVARRAAAIGREVEELKTNGLAGSPDEVVDKIGRYAEIGAGRIYLQILDLDDLGHLELIADKVKSQL
- a CDS encoding serine/threonine-protein kinase, with translation MFDRSKGTDFAMQPLGMDDPRRIGDYRLLGVLGAGGMGRVYLGRNAGGRTVAVKVIRPDLVGGNEFRTRFRREVAAARRVGGQFTAPVLDADVDADPPWLATGYVAGFALSEAVERFGTFAEPTLLVLARGLAEALIAVHEAGVVHRDLKPSNVLLAVDGPKVIDFGIARAVEDTALTTTGKVIGSPGFMCPEQVTGEPVGPPGDVFALGGVLAFAAAGHGPFGTGDTMQMLWRIMYEDPRLDAVPDRLRPLVASCLAKEPATRPTPRQLLDELTTLGVPERAGWLPPPVLEEVSVRAVRLLDLDSGPVELGGWSPTAQSSGSGQGFGRPETPAAQWQHPETPAAQWQRMGSSPHRAPVAESPSHQAWQDAASRPGFAPARNAISHQQHTGANSGGARVRRRGPLLAGLLVVCVVVAIGAFVIGTQLRGNSDPGSGGTTTVAGGSTEAGASVSNVPTAFVGVWRGSAADGLVTFDIELTVREGEVGEEVATSANTGKVSRQRCGRIERLTAATDSQLTFVARLSADSPNDCADDGSTSTVRLQSDGSLSYSTPGVFGGTIAGTLHKG
- a CDS encoding DUF5995 family protein, producing the protein MNPPSTRVVDRNVPLRALVFALALAAALTAGLPAPPAARASTLDTACGTPLSADAIDTIAELSDPTALTGTSMQQLEQAVDNHHRIAEILVEHRDRRGLLALGLDIVEQSAVMPLQRDPAAFDDREWAHDISLDLLSRFLRAVHAEFTGAVAEPQWAHYFALTKQCQLSAARVAMAGYNAHLTVDLSLSVAAVRGTLANAPDYFRIVDAIASNGFLIVDATKAIYGGDLGPLWRFYFLGEGLDTVLGAGVATVPLLRLADAGANVVIFGNGLALQDPTLAPTVRTETDLLWRTADSAFEVLAALGGL